Proteins encoded by one window of Coriobacteriia bacterium:
- a CDS encoding NAD(P)/FAD-dependent oxidoreductase — translation MRRYDVLIIGSGAAGQTVAAECAKAGKTVTVIDRLPFGGTCALRGCQPKKVLLAAVEAISRVDGLGGSGVSGSSTVDWPALMRRKRDYIDATPEKTLSWMKAMGIVTLSGTARFTSPETVDVDGESIHATSIVVAAGARPIELGFAGQELVKTSTDFLSLERMPAEVAFIGGGYISFEFARLAQLAGAKVTIVHRSSQVLKGFDPNLADMLANRYRALGIDLVLDSPVERVERTASGRIAAVTAGAAIEVDGAFHGAGRMPDLDDLDLDVAGVDYTHRGVTVDASLRSTSNPRVWSAGDAAAIGAPLTPVAGAQGEVVAAGILGRRAIFDDSSTPSVVFSDPPLARVGVDTAEVVADERLEVRAFDMSSWFTQTRVGNTASGARLVIDRESDTIKGAHLLGVEVEEIINVFALAIRFGITVEDLKAVIWSYPTLAYDINYLTGRY, via the coding sequence ATGCGCCGTTATGACGTCCTGATCATTGGCAGCGGCGCGGCAGGACAGACCGTCGCAGCCGAGTGCGCCAAGGCCGGCAAGACCGTGACCGTCATCGACAGGCTTCCATTCGGGGGAACCTGCGCCCTGCGAGGATGTCAGCCGAAGAAGGTCCTGTTGGCTGCCGTGGAGGCCATCTCCCGTGTTGACGGGCTCGGCGGCAGCGGAGTCAGCGGTTCCTCGACTGTGGACTGGCCCGCACTCATGCGGCGTAAGCGGGACTACATCGACGCGACGCCCGAGAAGACGTTGTCGTGGATGAAGGCAATGGGCATCGTCACCTTGTCGGGCACCGCTCGCTTCACTTCGCCCGAGACCGTCGACGTGGATGGTGAATCAATCCACGCGACGTCCATCGTGGTCGCAGCAGGAGCGCGTCCGATCGAGCTTGGGTTCGCAGGTCAGGAGCTGGTGAAGACGAGCACCGACTTCCTGTCGCTGGAGCGTATGCCAGCCGAAGTGGCCTTCATCGGAGGAGGGTACATCTCCTTCGAGTTCGCTCGGCTCGCCCAGCTTGCGGGGGCCAAAGTCACGATCGTGCACCGCTCGAGTCAGGTGCTCAAGGGATTCGACCCCAACCTGGCCGACATGCTTGCGAACCGATACCGCGCGCTTGGGATAGACCTCGTACTCGATTCGCCGGTCGAGCGCGTGGAGCGCACCGCAAGTGGACGAATCGCAGCCGTCACAGCAGGCGCAGCCATCGAAGTCGATGGGGCGTTCCATGGAGCCGGCCGCATGCCGGACCTCGATGACCTTGACCTTGATGTCGCCGGTGTCGATTACACGCATCGCGGTGTCACCGTCGACGCCAGCCTTCGGAGTACCAGCAATCCAAGGGTGTGGTCGGCAGGAGACGCCGCCGCCATCGGGGCGCCACTCACCCCCGTAGCCGGCGCGCAGGGAGAGGTCGTTGCCGCTGGCATACTCGGGAGGCGGGCCATCTTTGACGACAGCTCAACGCCCAGCGTGGTGTTCAGCGATCCCCCTCTGGCTCGCGTGGGCGTGGACACCGCGGAAGTGGTGGCCGACGAGCGGCTGGAGGTCCGTGCCTTCGACATGAGCAGCTGGTTCACGCAGACCCGAGTGGGCAACACGGCTTCGGGTGCACGGCTCGTGATCGACCGCGAATCCGACACGATCAAGGGCGCTCATCTTCTGGGTGTTGAGGTCGAGGAGATCATCAACGTCTTCGCACTCGCCATCCGCTTCGGCATCACCGTCGAAGACCTCAAGGCGGTCATCTGGTCGTATCCGACGCTGGCGTACGACATCAACTATCTGACCGGCCGCTACTAG
- a CDS encoding benzoate/H(+) symporter BenE family transporter: protein MYPVDPTARSIIGEPGRVQRGCVCAATCAAARLWRFATAIRIRSPERRLVASRLNDLSVSAIVAGFVAVLVAFTGSAVIVFQAAQALGATDAQIGSWMLALGLAIGATSITLSLRYRIPVLTAWSTPGAAMLVTSVKGVTMSQAIGAFMVCAALIVIVGATGWFEKAMARVPHTLGAAMLAGVLLRFGLEAFASLETQLLLVGVMIATYLVVRRFASRWAVPLVLVAGMVTVAAQGHLRVAEMHFALARPVFVMPEFSLASIVSVAIPLFIVTMASQNVPGVAVIRAAGYEPRISPLIMWTGMTSLALAPFGGFSLNLAAIVAAIGMGPDAHPDPAKRYWSGVSFGGFFVLLGLLGATVTSIFSMFPTEMVVALAGLALIGTIGSSLASAIRDEGRREPALITFLVTASGLQLLGIGAAFWGIVAGLVASIVLHAPLRGVSAGA from the coding sequence ATGTACCCCGTTGATCCGACAGCCAGGAGCATCATTGGCGAGCCGGGTCGTGTGCAACGCGGGTGCGTTTGCGCCGCCACCTGCGCTGCGGCTAGGCTGTGGCGATTCGCAACGGCCATCCGCATCCGCTCGCCCGAAAGGCGTCTCGTGGCATCTCGGCTCAACGACCTCTCTGTTTCGGCTATAGTCGCTGGCTTCGTCGCAGTACTCGTAGCGTTCACCGGCTCGGCGGTCATAGTATTCCAAGCCGCCCAAGCGCTCGGTGCGACCGACGCGCAGATCGGTTCGTGGATGCTCGCGCTGGGGCTCGCGATCGGAGCGACATCGATCACGCTGTCGCTACGCTATCGGATCCCGGTTCTCACCGCGTGGTCGACGCCCGGCGCCGCGATGCTCGTCACGAGCGTCAAGGGCGTCACGATGTCTCAAGCGATCGGTGCGTTCATGGTGTGCGCGGCTCTCATCGTCATCGTGGGCGCCACCGGTTGGTTCGAGAAGGCGATGGCGCGCGTGCCGCACACCCTGGGGGCGGCCATGCTCGCCGGCGTTCTTCTGCGCTTCGGGCTCGAGGCGTTCGCCTCGCTTGAAACGCAGCTCCTCCTGGTGGGCGTCATGATCGCCACCTATCTCGTCGTGCGTCGGTTCGCGTCGCGCTGGGCAGTACCGCTCGTGCTCGTTGCGGGCATGGTGACGGTCGCTGCGCAGGGTCACCTTCGCGTAGCCGAGATGCACTTCGCCCTTGCGCGCCCGGTGTTCGTGATGCCGGAGTTCTCACTCGCCTCGATCGTAAGTGTGGCGATTCCACTCTTCATCGTGACGATGGCCTCGCAGAATGTGCCGGGCGTCGCGGTCATCCGGGCCGCTGGGTACGAGCCGCGTATCTCGCCGCTCATCATGTGGACCGGCATGACGTCTCTGGCGCTCGCCCCGTTCGGCGGATTCTCGCTCAACCTCGCCGCGATCGTCGCGGCGATCGGCATGGGCCCCGATGCGCACCCCGACCCTGCGAAACGCTACTGGTCGGGCGTGAGCTTCGGCGGGTTCTTCGTGCTGCTCGGGCTACTCGGGGCCACGGTCACGTCGATCTTCTCGATGTTTCCGACGGAGATGGTGGTCGCGTTGGCCGGTCTCGCGCTGATCGGAACGATAGGCAGCAGTCTCGCCTCGGCGATTCGCGACGAGGGCCGCAGGGAGCCCGCGCTGATCACCTTCTTGGTGACGGCGAGTGGGCTGCAGCTGCTTGGGATCGGGGCCGCGTTCTGGGGGATCGTCGCGGGGCTGGTGGCGTCGATCGTGCTGCACGCGCCGCTTCGGGGTGTGAGCGCGGGAGCGTAG